The DNA window TAAGTGTTtatcaaaaagtgcaaaatggtGAATAATCCAATTTTACACCCTTTATGGATACTTGAGGTAAATTTGTTCCTGCAAGGTAAGGAACCCATAAGATCCGTGAACCCCATAGGTTTTGTATGTCAAGTGGGTCAAAAATTTTCAAAGTTTGCATTTTCAGTTGTTCGCTACAGCACCGACATTTGGCTAACCATATGGTCAGGATGAGTGCTTGGCTTGCTTTCCAGAACATGCCAAgttctggaaacattttttgaaaaagtggcagaaagaaaaaaaactttaaattacTTGACCATGAGTGAAAATGATGATTAATTCAGAATGATTTTTTGTGTACACTCTAAAAATTATTGTATAATGAgatttcatatttctttaattttataaatattccTATATTTAATTGGCCTATTGAGGTTATAGTTATgtgaccattacattacattacaggcatttagcagacgctcttatccagagcgacgtacaacaagtgtaTTAGTGCAAgttgcagaggtgcaaaagaaaaacactagagtgaagtaaagatcgtagtgccagaagtgaccacatagatcaggactccaaccctgtagagtaacctgttcagcaaacaaacaaacaatcctgaaatcacatttgcctaatcagaatcagacaaaaacaatcctgccaaataaaaactaacgtgatcgtattagcctaactaggtacattgagctaaactataggctagggaggggtggggagaggtgcagcctgaagagatgagtctttagtctgcgtttgaaggtagtcagattctctgctgttctgaccgccacggggaggtcattccaccagcgaggggccaggacagacagcagacgggagcgggaagtacagacacgaagcgtgccaagcgtccagaggtggcagaactgagaggtctggctggtgtgtagggtctgatgatcctctggatgtgaCCAGTGTTTTACCCTCACGTGAAGGAAATAGCCAGCCGAAAAAGTAAATCTATACACatgtaaaaattattataattttccattaaacCCCCTCAGATGCTTGGAGAGAAAATACCCAAAGGACCTCCCCACTATCAGTGTGGTGCTGATCTACCTGGATGAAGCCCTGTCCATCATCAAAAGAGCCATCCGCAGTATCATAGACAAGacacctgctcacctgctcaAAGAGATTATACTGGTAGATGATCACAGTTCTAATGGTAAGATGCTAAATGTAAAGCCAAAACTactaatactattattattattggtattattattattattattatacaattaaGATAATACAGCACCACATCTGGGTTGGGAGTTatactgtatgaaaataataaatcacaggCTTTCATGAGTAACTctcagtgccgactgtggccggtagctccacagggatGCACAATTGGCTTTGTGTTGCCCGAGGGATATGGGAGGACTTTAGTCAGCAGAGATAGCAGTGTTTAGTTGCTCGAGCAACCCCTGCAAAATTGTTTGGATTCCTGTGGTCAAAGTATGACTGGGTCTCCTCTACCTCTGCACGACTTGTGGCTGTGATGTGAAATGGAGTGGTATTGGCACCATGTCACAGaattattcaattcaattcaattcaatttatagTCATTATACCATTCCAGTATAACAAAAAGTTTTGTTCGCCAGTCTCTCTGGTGCAActagacacaaaaacacaaagacaaaacaaaataagttaataaaaatagaatagaaaagagttttaaaaaatttatgtataaaaagtgcaagTCGTCATACATAGTCAATTATGAATCACAAGATAGAAATACTTCTCATGAAACTGGACTCAATCATCAATCATCTTTCCATCTAAagatatattattataaatataatgttatatatatatatatatatatatatatatatatatatatataatcatgtTACGGGCCAGAACAACTGGGGGAAAATTATtagtttgtttatatatatatatatatatatatatgtaaaaactAATAATTTTCCCCCAGTTGTTCTGGCCCGTAACATGATTTTTCATTACTGAATACACTGACTGTTCAGCTAATGAAGAGGTCAAATTTATCCACTGCAGAGGATCTGAAGGACAAGCTGGATGCCTACATCAGCCTCATCCATGAGGAGCAGCCAGGCCTGGTGAAGAAGGTGAACCACAAGGAGCAGATGGGACTGGCGCAGGCCCGCATCTCAGGGTGGAGGGCTGCAACAGGAGATGTGGTGGCCATCTTAGATGCTCATATTGAGGTCCATGTGGAATGGTAGGTTCAGACACAGCTTTCCAggcgaatatatatatatatataataaaataccCTAAAGGGCAAGTACACAGCAGGacacaaatgtatttgtgaGCCTTATGTATATTTGAAGATATTTATGAGCCTTATGTATATTTGAATAGGCATTGCTTTCTGAATGTGTATCCATAGGGCAGAGCCACTCCTGGCACGAATTAAGGAGAACCGGACAGTGGTGCTGACCCCCGTGTTTGACAGGGTGAATTTTGACGACATGAAGGTTATACGATATTTGCCGGCAGCGGATGCTTTTGACTGGGCTCTGTGGTGCATGTATGAGTCCTTCAGACCTGAGTGGTACAAGCTCAATGATGAGTCACAACCAGGAAAGTACGTGACCAGGCCATTAatgtgacctcacacacacacatgcacgtatacacacacacacaaagaaaagtcCAAAACACATGGTcgtaaacacacactctcataatCTTGAATTTACATTCAACAGGCCATTGGGGCCTCATGGTGCATGAACATAAACTTctattttgatttaaaacattttacgtTACCATGGAATTGAGCATAAAATTTATGATcatatattttgacatttaaagcAATTTCAATTTTACTCATCCATATGGTCATTGTAGGTACAATATATGTTGTATATTACTCAGTTGATGTCCTAGTGAAGATGTTATAGGAATACAGATACTGACGTACCActgctcactctctcctctttgcTAGGAGTCCCTCCATCATGGGTATTCTAGTGGTTGACAGACTTTTCTTTGGGGAAATTGGAGTGCTGGACGGTGGGATGAAAATCTATGGCGGAGAAAATGTAGAGCTGGGAATTCGAGTAAGTGAAACTTTTGCCATTTACACAGTTTATGTTTAATGCGTTTCCTGAGATCACATGAATATTTGCAATGTGCATGGGTTATAATTTGTGGGAGACGAGTACTGTGCCAGTCAGAAAAAACCTTCTGAGCTCTACCTTGTCTGGGCCCTGCCCCAggtgtggctgtgtgggggCAGCATAGAGGTAGTGCCATGCTCCAGGATTGCCCACATTGCGAGGGCCCACAAACCCTACCTGCCCGACTATGGCGTCGCCATGCAGAGAAATGCCCTCAGGGTGGCTGAGGTCTGGATGGATGAGTACAAGGACAATGTCAAAATCGCCTGGAACCTTCCATTAAAGGTGTGCCCCTGGTACCACGACATTTAATATATTACACAAGTGTTCTGTCAGGGTGAAACTGTTCATGTTCACAAGTGTGTAGCACTCCACATCAGGTTCCTATCAACTGATTCCTTCCTACTCTTTCAATACATTCGATTTACCTCAGTTTTCTGTTACCCTGTTTCTCATCAGGATCATGGGATTGACATTGGGGATGTGTCAGAGAGAAAGCAactcagagagaggctgaagtGTAAACCCTTCAAGTGGTACCTGGAAAATGTTTATCCACAGCTGGACCACTGGAATGACCTAGTGGGCTATGGCGTTGTGAGTAACTTATTTTTACACTGTTGACCGTATCTGAAATATGCACtcagtttttttccttgagAGTACCTTCAGTATAAAATGGAaagatacacatttttatttggcacCTAAAGTTTCAGATGGCATTTTCTCACTTATTCTAACAATATGCAAGACTAGATGCTCCACTTTTTCCAGTGTGAATAAAAACTTGGACACAGCCTAAAGAGGATTCTGCCCTGATTTTGCCAAGATGGAACAGTTATTCCTAATATACCCTAACAAACCAAATGGTTAGGACAGCCAGGTTCTTGACAGCACAGGGATTGGAAAGCACTGTAAATCATTCCCCCAAAGtaattgcattttgaatgaaaatttaaaatttaaaaatgaattattttcattcttGTCTTTAAACCGAGCAGCTGATTAATGACCTTAAGAAGGATCTGTGTATTGACCAAGGACCTGTTCCTGGAAGTAAACCGATTATTTATGGATGTAACTTCGTTGCTCCTCCTCAGGTTAGTAAAATCTCTCAATGTGTTGCCTTTAATATGTAGGCATACAGGGACAGATGTATGTACATAAAACTCACCAGGAAAAATGCGGCCTGGCAAGGATAGGTTGGTGCGTACGCAGTCTGCATGAAATTGACGTCTTATTTACTAAGGCCACAGCTAGTTACGCAATCAGAAAATGGCACTGCCTACTAATCACATTTTCCAAATGAAGCGTAGCTAAGAGGCACagataaaaagaaatgtttgttcACTGCATTGAATATCGTGATTTGGTATGGGGAATTTGATGTAGGCTATCTACTGGTACTTCCTAAGAGTGTATCCAGCACTGCAGGACAAAATGCAGTATCTGATAATTCCAGTTGTGGTGGCAGTCGATTGAAATTATCCATATGCGCAAGAGTGTGATACTGCAAGGATTATGATTATTGCTGGGATGGAATGGGAATGTTCAGTGGGCGGTTCTatgtcatcttttatttctcccagaAGTGTAATTACGTCACAGAAGACGCAGGTACCATTGATTCCATGTTTTTGTCTCTTCTTTAGGCAGCTCTGTCTTTCCCTGTTTTTCATGCTTatcgtgattttttttgtttttggcagttttggatAGTAACTATAACGTAGCTTTCAATTAGTTGctgcaatcaaatgtttgacGGCCCCTGTCAACAGTCTTGATGCTGAGCGGTCCTTGTCCTGTAGCTAAGTGTTGTCAGTGACAACAAGTGCTccatcaaagactcaaacctcgcaatgtaggctacaacatgTACCAAATCTAACTTTAAAGACATAAAAACAACCACACAGTAACTcggtttttgtattatttttgtaatgcaaCTTGAGCATGCTGTGTTTCTAAAAATGTGCTGTTAAAGGCAAAAGCATGCTATTTCCATGATGgtcaaaaacaattaaatgcacCACCCTATCAATGCATTAACTCATATGTCCTTTGCTAGCAGAAACTGATTTCTTTGAAACTTCGAGCACTctgttactgttgctacagttgtgcatgctatttcaatcatttcccaccGCTGTGCATGAGATCTACTGGTAATGTTTCTTAAAACACTCCATGActtcagtctcttttttcaattttcaactTTGCCGAGACTGCTCCGTAACTTTTGCCAACATTTTCCATGACAAGCACTCAGCCTTTATTATTGCATGGCTGGTTAATCTGTACTATTTGATGATTTCATGCTCAGGGAGTTAGAATAGTGAGATTTTTGTTGCAAGATTTTCTCAGTGCATCTTTGAGGCCTATACCTGTGTCTTGCTTGTGACTTGATTTACGCCTGCTCTTTAGAGGTGGAGAAATTTCACACAAACGTTGACCCTTGTTAATTGCGTGAACGCTAGTAAATTCAATGGAATACGTCATCAGCCATTTTTACAATACTTCCGCCTGTTATTTGTGCAATCCTCCCTTAAATGCATATGCCCTGTGCACCTGTTTGATACATAAAGCGCATGTTTCTGGGGTACAATGTGTCATACATGCACCTGGAACTAGTTGCAAAAGGCTCAGTAAATCTGGCTCATAGTTTTAAGCTAGAGAGTAATGTAAATTAACATGTTGTTCTTTTCATACAGCACTGCTATTACCGCACAAATGGACAGATTTACATTGGGGGCATACaatctcacacatacaatagAAATCGATGCCTGGTGGATACTGGCACAGAAAGTACTCCATCACTTTATGACTGTAAAGTGGCCAAGGAAAAAGGATTCCACATGTACTGGGACTTCAAACAGGTGATTATGCTGGTTATCTCAATAACAATTtggattatttattcattgtgacTCATGCAAtcatatatattgtacatttgaAGTTGTAGCCTACATATTAGTTTGACAATATAATGCTTATCAAGATGACTCCTGGTACCAATGCATATGCATTGGCTTGACCAAAACAGTCATGTCAGTCAAATGTTTGACTTAATGCACTGTTCATACAGTTTCCTCATGGGCAGTTCCTCTGTGTATTAAGACAATATTATTGGAATCTTTTACAGGGACAGGGCATaaggaacagagaaacaaataaatgtcttgagattgctgttggagaagatACCTACTATCATCTTGTCATTCAAGAGTGTAGTGGCCAACACTGGAAAATACAGCATGTGATTAAGGAATTCTGAGGAAGCATACCATTAAGCCCATTCATCTCCTCCCTGCAAGTGAAATGGCAGCATTGTATCCctcgcaaccctgcccaggataagcagatataggaaatggatggatggatataggCTACTGCACTGTGGGGGCTAAGTTAAGAGgtgtttttattatatgtaCTGTAGGGTATTATAGTTGGCTATACAAAACGGAAAAACAGCAGTAGATAGGGCAACCGAATATTTCAGcaaatcaatataaatattgtcattaaaatatcaattaaaccttaaataaacatattgcaCACTAAAAATCCTCACGTGGACTTTTAATGAGACTTTTTCGACTTGACTTTGAAATTCACATTTTGATGTAATTTATGCTACATAGCATCTTAACACTCAGATTGTTTAGAATCATCGACAGTTGTATCCTTGATGAGACCAACAATGTTGAAAACACCACTTTGCAACTGCTGCTGAAATATCTACAGACTGTGGTGCAAGGATTCTCGGAATAAACACTTTCATGTGAtgctttcactttaaaaataataataatcaatcagTGTGTGTCATGGGGCTACTCCCGGGCCCTGATTTATGAGACTTCCACGTCAACCTACTTACTGTACACACCTTGATTAtctattgttttacattttgctgGCAGTTAGCAGTGTCTGTAAATTGCTCTGCATGTATGTGATGGCTGTTGCgttaatatatttgttttagtttccaGTTGCTACAGAGTTTTTGTTATGCCTATCGACAATAACCGGTGTCAATCTAGCATTTTCATCCAAATTATCACTGtgcacagaacacaaacacatttatacatttttaggtGCTCCATAACAAATAACTATTGCAACTTATATTTTCTTAGATTGATTTATTGACTCTGTGtcttaaaaaatgtgaattgaaTTGTTTATTAATGTCACCGCTACCACACATTTGTCCCTGTTTAGACCCGGAACTGTCAAACTGAATGCAGGACATTCACTGAGGGGTTCCCAGGGGAAT is part of the Anguilla anguilla isolate fAngAng1 chromosome 7, fAngAng1.pri, whole genome shotgun sequence genome and encodes:
- the LOC118231523 gene encoding probable polypeptide N-acetylgalactosaminyltransferase 8 — its product is METQINNLVQSVKITDGGKGQNNEESAVQLEKKVVKKLYPNSALFTNWGEELSEEEQKEAEELYQKYGYNAFLSNKLPLNRQIPDTRDKRCLERKYPKDLPTISVVLIYLDEALSIIKRAIRSIIDKTPAHLLKEIILVDDHSSNEDLKDKLDAYISLIHEEQPGLVKKVNHKEQMGLAQARISGWRAATGDVVAILDAHIEVHVEWAEPLLARIKENRTVVLTPVFDRVNFDDMKVIRYLPAADAFDWALWCMYESFRPEWYKLNDESQPGKSPSIMGILVVDRLFFGEIGVLDGGMKIYGGENVELGIRVWLCGGSIEVVPCSRIAHIARAHKPYLPDYGVAMQRNALRVAEVWMDEYKDNVKIAWNLPLKDHGIDIGDVSERKQLRERLKCKPFKWYLENVYPQLDHWNDLVGYGVLINDLKKDLCIDQGPVPGSKPIIYGCNFVAPPQHCYYRTNGQIYIGGIQSHTYNRNRCLVDTGTESTPSLYDCKVAKEKGFHMYWDFKQGQGIRNRETNKCLEIAVGEDTYYHLVIQECSGQHWKIQHVIKEF